Proteins encoded together in one Electrophorus electricus isolate fEleEle1 chromosome 9, fEleEle1.pri, whole genome shotgun sequence window:
- the fgfbp1b gene encoding fibroblast growth factor-binding protein 1, with the protein MWLRGNLVVMLLLACFAQNVSTRDKDMREQRKGKKQVGDMVTYSKDVFKGTFSSKSQAQCTWIATGEKKYTLKVTCIPGPGKTREGITCEYTGDPTRCPAYATNKRNYWKQIARSLKKQKELCTDNRTLVRAGMCKRAQSDAHFKLTVPIASKHIKAVQSKPVHATTSRTVTIIKAEGPESTRTADCTEHNDHTKRAEETCGNAWASLCTFIFTFVQSGDC; encoded by the coding sequence ATGTGGCTCCGTGGGAATCTCGTGGTGATGTTATTACTTGCCTGTTTTGCACAGAATGTCTCCACGAGGGACAAAGACATGCGAgagcagagaaaaggaaagaagcagGTAGGCGATATGGTCACGTATAGTAAAGATGTCTTTAAGGGGACATTCTCTTCCAAAAGCCAAGCCCAGTGCACGTGGATAGCAACTGGAGAAAAAAAGTACACTCTGAAGGTCACCTGCATCCCGGGGCCAGGGAAGACTCGTGAGGGAATTACTTGCGAGTATACGGGCGATCCCACAAGATGCCCTGCCTACGCCACCAACAAGAGAAACTACTGGAAGCAGATTGCTCGCTCccttaaaaagcaaaaagagcTTTGTACAGATAATCGCACCTTAGTACGGGCGGGAATGTGCAAGCGCGCGCAATCGGATGCGCACTTTAAACTTACCGTTCCCATTGCATCGAAGCACATTAAAGCTGTGCAGTCGAAACCCGTACATGCCACAACATCCAGGACTGTTACCATTATTAAGGCCGAAGGTCCAGAGAGCACGCGCACAGCGGACTGCACAGAACACAATGATCACACCAAACGCGCAGAAGAAACGTGTGGAAATGCGTGGGCAAGCCTCTGCACGTTCATATTTACGTTTGTTCAGAGTGGCGactgctga